CAGGTGCACCTCGTGGTCGGCCGGCGCGACGAAATCGATGTGCCCGGGTGAGCGCGAGCCGGCACGGATCTCGGCGAGCGCCGACTCCTCGATGTCGCTGAACGCGAGCGGCAGGTCGTCGACGTCGACGATGCGGTGCGAGCGGGCGGCGTACGGCCCAACGCGCTTGTCCGCATCGACGTGCAGCGTGAGCCGGGTGCGCCAGCCGGTGCCGCGGGACTCGTCGTCGCCGGGCAGGCCCGCGACCTCGAGGTCGCCGAGCAGCGCACCCTCAGCCTCGACCCCGCCGAAGCGGGCCATCGCATCCGCGAGCACGCGGCGCTTCAGCTCACGGCCGAACTCGGGCAGCGCATGCCCAAACTCTGCGCCGCCGGCGCGGTCCTCGGGCGCGCGCTCGAGCGACGCCGCAGCCCACACGTGCTCACGGCGCTCAGGCGAAGCCTCAAGCACGCGCAGCGTCTCGCCGCGCGCGAACCGCTTCTTCACCTCGGCGACGCGCACCTCGACGCGCTCGCCGGGTAGCGCATCCGAGACGAACACGACGCGGCCCGACTCGTGGCGGGCAACGAAGATGCCGCCGTGGGCTACATCGCCGACGGTCAGTTCAACGATCTGGCCCGGAACGAGCTCGGAAGCAGTGGTTTCAGTCACGCTGACAAGTCTAGTTGGCGCACCCCGCCGTGGCCCTGGCTGCTAGCGTGGGCGCGATGAGTACTCCGGAGACACCAAAGCGCAAGGGCGGCGTCGCCCTGATGATCATTGGCATCATTCTGATCGTCGTGGGGACACTCAGCTCAGATGGCATCCAGCGCAGCGCCGGCGACGACATCGCGATGGCCACCTCGCTCATCCTCACCCTCGTGTGCCTCATCGCGGGCATCGTCATGTTCGTGCTCGGCCTGCGCATCCGCACGCGCCGCGACTGACGCCTCGCCGCGTTCACCGGCCTGCCTAGACTGGCGCGCATGTCGTTGATTCTTGCCTCCACCTCACCCGCCCGCCTCGAGGTGCTCCGCGCCGCCGGCATCGAGCCGGTCGTGCGGCCGAGCGATGTCGATGAGGATGCGGTGCTCGCGGCGGCGGGCTCGCTTTCGCCGGCTGACACGGTGCTCACGCTCGCGCGCGCGAAGGCGCTCGCGGTGGCCGATGGTGAGGAAGCGCTTGACGGCTTCGTGCTCGGCGGCGACTCGATGTTTGAGGTCGACGGCGTGCTCCAGGGCAAGCCCCACACCCCCGAGCGGGCCCGCGAGCGCTGGGAGCAGCAGCGCGGCAAGACCGGCACGCTCTGGTCGGGTCACTGGCTCGTCGATCGGCGCGAGGGCCATGACGGCACTGCCGGTGTCGGCGCGGTGAAGTCGGCGACGGTGGAGTTCGCCGCCGACCTCGACGACGCCGAGATCGACGCGTACATCGCCTCTGGCGAACCGCTCTACGTGGCGGGCGCATTCACGATCGACTCCCTCGGCGGCGCATTCATCGACCGTATCGACGGCGACCCATCGACGGTCATCGGTATCTCGCTGCCCGTCGTGCGCCGTCTCGTACGCGAGCTCGGCGGTTCCTGGCCCGCGCTCTGGAACCGGCCCGGCGCCGCGAGCTAATCGCTCACCGTTGAGGACGCCAGGAGACGCGTGCGACGATGAAGTACGCCTGACGAATAACGGAGACCATCATGCGCCGACGCTTGAGCCCCGCCCATTTCGCCCTTGTCCTCGCCACTACGTTGTTACTCGCTGGCTGCTCGACCCAGGCCAGCGATGAGCCGAATGACACCGGGGCGCCCGCCGCCGCATCGCCCGCCGAGACCGCACCGACGACCGAAACGCCTGACACGACCGAGGCGGAATCACCTGCAACCGTAAGTTGCCCTGGGCTGATGTCCACCGATGCCGCCTTCGAAATCACGATGCCCGGGTGGGGATTGAAAGAACAGGTCGCGGTCACTGGCGGCACGTTCCAGCTCGACCGCAGCGGCGCGACCGGTACGGCGACACCGATCGATCGTGGGATGAGTTGTGAGATCTATGGCACCGACTATGAGGTCGGCGTCATGTACACCTACGTTGAAACGACCGCCTCGTTCGACGAACTGCTGGCCGACCTCGCGGCGAATAACTATGTACTGGCCGATACCGGGCAGTCCGAAGCCGACTTTTACCGGCTCGAAGGGTCTGAAAACGAGGGACACGGCTTCGATCACTTCGCCGTCATTGGCGACGGGTGGGCCATCGCCGGCTGGTCGGCGCTCGACCACGAGATCAACTCCGCCATCTTTACGGGTGAGTTCCGCGTCGTCGACCCGAATGAATATGTGTCGACCGAGCAGGGCACACTGGGTTGCTCGATGTTCCTCGGCGAGCGCCGCGAGGATGACCCCGCGACGCAGGTCCCGACCACGTTCGAGAGTCATCTCAGCATGCTCCGCGGTGACTCGAATGCGCTCATGACCAGCCGAGACATGAACTCCCCCAACCTCGATGTCATCTGCGACCAGATCGTCTGGCACGAGGGCGAAGTAGCGCCCGAGACGCCCGGCGACGCAATCGCGTCGACGCCCGAGTGTGAGATCTACCAGCGCGGCGACCGCGACTACATCGCCGACT
The Gulosibacter sediminis genome window above contains:
- a CDS encoding class I SAM-dependent RNA methyltransferase, whose translation is MTETTASELVPGQIVELTVGDVAHGGIFVARHESGRVVFVSDALPGERVEVRVAEVKKRFARGETLRVLEASPERREHVWAAASLERAPEDRAGGAEFGHALPEFGRELKRRVLADAMARFGGVEAEGALLGDLEVAGLPGDDESRGTGWRTRLTLHVDADKRVGPYAARSHRIVDVDDLPLAFSDIEESALAEIRAGSRSPGHIDFVAPADHEVHLRRRPDAKPARAAGVVHERVHEFAFDVNEDGFWQIHRAAATTLFDAVGAALDREHFDAAAQHLDLYGGVGLLGAALAAAAGESGIRLESVEVAEEATVHAAANLARWEGTSAVTSPVDRYLRGLAKNADASQRASLAAGTVVLDPPRAGAKAPVIDALAALEPQQLIYVACDPVALGRDTGLLRERGYELTRLRAFDLFPNTHHVEAVATFIRASR
- a CDS encoding Maf family protein encodes the protein MSLILASTSPARLEVLRAAGIEPVVRPSDVDEDAVLAAAGSLSPADTVLTLARAKALAVADGEEALDGFVLGGDSMFEVDGVLQGKPHTPERARERWEQQRGKTGTLWSGHWLVDRREGHDGTAGVGAVKSATVEFAADLDDAEIDAYIASGEPLYVAGAFTIDSLGGAFIDRIDGDPSTVIGISLPVVRRLVRELGGSWPALWNRPGAAS